The DNA sequence TCAACGCTCAAAGCAATCGAGAACAGTAAAGAAGAAATATTCAATATTTATGAGATGACCCGCAATGAAATACAACGGTTAAAAAAAGAGCTGGAATTTATGCGCAGGGAAATCGAAGACACCATCAAAATGGTGGATACCCAGTTTATGAAAGAAAAACGCTTCCGTCGGAAGCTGATGGAAGTCAACAAGAACTTCGATAAGTTCAATGAGAAGCAGATGCTCGAAGCGTATTCGGAAACAAAGGATGCACAGGTAGAGCTGCAACTGCTCCAGGCGAAAGAGCTTCAGCTGCGTTCCCGCAGGGATGAAATCGAAAGAACGTTAAAAAATTTGGATATCACAGTGATTAAGGCTGAGGACCTGATGAGCCAGGTCAGTCTTGCCCTGCGGCTTTTAAAAGAAGGAATCAGTGAGATCAGTCAGTTCTATAGCAGTGACCAGAGAAAAGAAACCGCTTTTCAGATCATCAAGGCCCAGGAAGAAGAACGCCTGAGGGTCGCCCGTGAAGTTCACGACGGTCCCGCCCAGAGTCTGGCCAACATTGTTCTGCGTCTGGAAATAGCGGAGAAGCTTCTGGAGCTTGATCACCGCCAGGTGAAAAAAGAATTGAAAGAACTGAATATGCTGGTCAGGGATAATCTGAAGGATATCCGCAGAATCATTTTCGGACTCAGGCCAATTCCTTTAAATGGGGCGGGA is a window from the Dehalobacter sp. DCA genome containing:
- a CDS encoding sensor histidine kinase, with amino-acid sequence MDKLTVIFESTLKAIENSKEEIFNIYEMTRNEIQRLKKELEFMRREIEDTIKMVDTQFMKEKRFRRKLMEVNKNFDKFNEKQMLEAYSETKDAQVELQLLQAKELQLRSRRDEIERTLKNLDITVIKAEDLMSQVSLALRLLKEGISEISQFYSSDQRKETAFQIIKAQEEERLRVAREVHDGPAQSLANIVLRLEIAEKLLELDHRQVKKELKELNMLVRDNLKDIRRIIFGLRPIPLNGAGIVDTINHYMKNFEKTYGLTCELIVEGQERELDSSVEVALFRLVQEGMTNVAKHAESPKCRVHLNFQDDRIVGQIIDDGKGFDISNGLDNSGAHFGLIGINERIQAYSGQLSIQSELGKGTVVTFNIPYSE